The region ACAATTCTAGCCCAGTTCTGTCAACACACCGCCTAAAGGTTAGATTCAAATCCAAGGCTTGGGCTAGTGAGCAGAGAGCTTGGTTACAAATCTCAAAGAGAGGCCAATATCTAACTTTAAGGGAATAATCCCCCAACCAAGTGTCATGCCAAAAACTAATAGTTTCTGCATTCCTCACATTCCACCTATAAAAAGTGTTAGAGGCACTTAAAGCCTATGTAATGCCTTTCCAGAATGGAGATCCAACCCCATTTCTAGACCACGATACATTATGGTTTTCTGTGTTGTATTTATGATTAATCAGAATTCTTCAATCCCTCCCCTCACTATTATAATATCTTTTCCACCAAGAGGCCAGAAGAGCCATATTAAAATCTCTAATATTTGGAAGACCCCACCAAAGTCTTTCTTTCTGAACACGAATGCCCAACTTGCACGGACACTTATCTAGGCTCATAGTAAGTCTCATCGTTAGTCAAAGCCTTTAAAAGAAATGTAGAAATCTGACAAAGGGTGACATACTCCCTCaatttctttttagtccgcatataaggtttggtcaaagtcaatctTTGttgagtttgactaactttatgttAAAaagtataaacattcacaatatgtaATCAATATTATGAGATGCATCATGAAACGTATTTTCATACTATACAGTTttaatattgtagatgttcatatatttttatatagatttggtcaaactttgtgtagtttgactttgaccaaatcttatatgcggagtaaaaagaaacggaggagtACTACTTGGCAGTAGAATGATGAAATTACAAAACGACTTCCTCTTCTCGAAAGGTTCCCGCCCTCCATTTTGTATATGCTGAAGAATGTCATCTCCTTTTCATGTCAGTGCAGAGTATTGTATTGCCACAGACCCTACTCGCTAATAACTATGTTGATGTTACTTTATATACTAGTTTTCAACAAAGGAATCAGTAAGATATCATTGATAAGGTACGGCTACTTGGGTGCATGGGGATGAATGATATGATCATGGTTACATAGAAATGAgcaatttcttttgttagtataGGAAGAGCAGAGGCTTGTCTGGTAGTCGTAGGTAGTATGGACCATGCAGCCTTTtcccttttgttttgttttgtgggtTGCTGCACTGCATCCGCATGGTCCGTGAAGTGAACTTGTTGGAGGTACCTGAGCCAAGCACGGTGCATCCATGGGGAGCCAGAAATTGGAAGGGAAATATCCATAGATGGAGACGTTGTTGCCGCCGAGAACCATGAGGCAACCGGGGGGACGTAGCCGTCGTCCGAGTCACACTTAATACTTTGAGCAGCAGATTAACGCGGCTAGACGAGAAATTCCCAGAGAAATCAACTCTCTATCTCTAGGCAGAGAAGGCATGCGAGTGACGAGAGATTTTCGAAAAGGCGAAGAAAAAGAATGTACCAGTACCACCATGCGTGCGGGTAGAGAAGGAGAGATTGGATTTGTTTGGTCGTGGTTGGTGATGGCGGCGCGGCAGCGAGTGGTGGTGCTGGACTGGCCCACCCTAGAGAAAAGGAGGAGCGATCTGGATCGTCCGTCCGCCCATCACGCACCTTCATCCATCGGTATAAGAATTGCTGCCACCCACGGCCCATCCGCGCATCCCacacaccccaccccaccccccattccgccgcctcgcctctcttctctcttctcactCCCTCTCGCCGCAGAGAAGATGGCGTCCGACGGCAGCGGCGTTGTCACGGTGTACGGCAGCGGCAACAACGGCACCGGTACGCAGCTGGAGCCCAAGTCGTCCCCGTTCTCTGTCAAGGTGGGCCTGGCCCAGATGCTCCGCGGCGGCGTCATCATGGACGTCGTCAACGCCGAGCAGGCGCGCATCGCCGAGGAGGCCGGCGCCTGCGCCGTCATGGCGCTCGAGCGCGTCCCCGCCGACATCCGCGCCCAGGGCGGCGTCGCCCGCATGTCCGACCCGGGCCTCATCCGCGAAATCAAGCGCGCCGTCACCATCCCAGTCATGGCCAAGGCCCGCATCGGGCACTTCGTCGAGGCCCAGATCCTCGAGTCCATCGGCGTCGACTACGTGGACGAGAGCGAGGTCCTCACGCTCGCCGACGACGCCCACCACATCAACAAGCACAACTTCCGCGTCCCCTTCGTCTGCGGCTGCCGCAACCTGGGCGAGGCCCTCCGCCGCATCCGCGAGGGCGCCGCCATGATCCGCACCAAGGGCGAGGCCGGCACCGGCAATGTCATCGAGGCCGTCCGCCACGTCCGCTCCGTCATGGGCGACGTGCGTGCCCTCCGCAGCATGGACGACGACGAGGTATTCACCTATGCCAAGAGCATCGCCGCACCATACGACCTCGTCATGCAGACCAAGCAGCTCGGCCGCCTGCCCGTCGTCCAGTTCGCCGCCGGCGGGGTCGCCACGCCGGCCGATGCGGCCCTCATGATGCAGCTCGGCTGCGACGGTGTCTTCGTCGGCTCCGGTGTCTTCAAGAGCGGCGACCCCGCGCGCCGCGCGCGCGCCATCGTGCAGGCCGTCACCCACTACAGCGACCCTAATGTGCTCGCCGAGGTGAGCTGCGACCTgggtgaggccatggtgggcatcaacCTCTCCGATCCCAAGGTCGAGCGCTTTGCGGCGCGCTCCGAGTGATCTTTGTTGGCCACCATCAATACCACCTCCCAAAATAATACTCCATGGATCAATGATAAGGACAAAAAAGAAGTACTTAGAAACGATTCCTAGTTATTATCATGTGATTTCTTCATGATGATCATTCTAGCTCCGATAACAATTCAAGCGGTAGCAAGCATGCACCTCGAGTCAGTCAGTCGGTCAGTCGCTCGCTTTATATATGTACACACATGTTGTCGTCTTCCATTTCATTTCTGTTGTTGTTAACACAAGTTAAGTATCCATCCATCCTTTTCTTCCGTGTACTCTTGCTACTATGCATTTTGCTGTTTCAGATTCGTTGTTGTTTCTCTGATCGATTTTGCTACTGTTGTTGCCAATTGCTACCCACAACAACTCAAGTGATGCAGTCTGGTACTGTAGTTGATTAGCACTGACTGTTTGGCTAAAGTAGAAATTAGGCAGCCCATCGCTGCAGGTGCCCCCACACAGGCTAAAAGCCAGAAGGCAGGGGACTCGTACAATACAAGGTGCTTAGAAAGATGCTTATAGTAAAATGAACTAAGCTCTTTTAGACATCGATGCTTATTTCTACAGAAAAAATGTTTAGTTAAGTGTACGCCTTTTATAAATAAGCATCGGTGTTTAGAGAAAGACGGGTTTATTTTTCTAAACATCTCCCGTAAGCACGGACGTGACGCTCCCTCGTACGTTCAGTAAAATAAGTGAACGTCAAGCGGGCGTCTGGGCAGAACGTTGATGGAATAGATCGCACAAAACAGATCTTAATCGCGCGCATGCACATGCACTTTAGGGGTGTTAACATTTACCGATAAGACCATATGTAATGCACGATGCTTAGGGAGGTACTCGTGTAAGAGAAAAAACAATTTTTTAAGCACATGTGTTTGCttctgaactactccctccgttcctaaatatttgtcttcttagagatttcaaatggtcaccacatatggatgtatatagacatattttagagtgtagattcactcattttgttccgtatgtagtcatcatttgaaacctctaaaaagacaaatatttaggaacggatgaagTAGAGATGAGTAAGTAGCATTGGTGCTACAGAAATAAGCATCCGTAAAATCGGTTTATATTTATAAGCATCTTACATTGTATAAAGCCTAAGATGGTCTTTTCTCATTCATTTCATGTCACTAGGAGTAGACAAATATATATTATACAAATAGTGTATCAACATATACAGATTAAAGAAAATACAACCCATGCATTACCAATCCTTAGTGCTAATACCACATCCATATCAGGAAAAAAAAGAGCACATCCAACAACCAAATAGCCATATAATCATGGACTTCCTGtatgagatatgccctagaggcaataataactgttattatttgcgaactaacatgtggttggatggttagagagacAATTGTATCCCTAACCCACCagagttcaagtcctggtgctcgcattattcctggtttCATTTCAGGTTTTCgactttgtaaatctcaagatgatatgccggctcagtctctcaagGATACTCATAAGGGTAGCGTGTGcgggtgtgcgttcataggggtgaatgTATGCGTGTATGTATGAACGCTTGCGTCTGTACTTTGTTCAAAAAAAAGTAACTATTGTTATTTATCTTCAAGTTTGTAATTGATTTTTATGTTCTTTGCTAAAGTTGCGATGGTCCTTGAGCCAGTATATCCATAAAGGATAGGAGGAAAACCCATGTgcatgtgtggaataataaacggtaaaataTATTCCTAGTcgtgcctctaagactagctcaagcgcTGCATGATGATCACGTTTCTATGATCATGGGCATTGACTATGCCGACAATTTTGAAGACACGATGTTATAAGAACACTTGTGTTGAATTGACCcatattgatgttatgctatgagatacattcgtcacaagttaatggttttATAACACTGAGAAAATTAGTGTTttcataattccttagaccatgagagtattgagTTCCACcatacttgcttcatgaactttggggtttgttccatAACAGGATGGCTATTATGGCGGTTTTCGGGTTCATGGAAAAGCATGACAGGGGACTAGATAGCTCAAGATTTGAATTTGCTCCTCTAACGGTGGAGAGATATCCTTTGGGCCCTCTTAGTGCTATGGTATCCATCATCGTTTGGCCAGACACAACGTGTTTTGATCAAGGGGATGCCAGAACGCGAGTAcaaaaaaagagaacaaaaccggtaacgaggaaaCGGGCATAGTGAAAAAGTTGTTGATTCACATGGATGCTATTAAATCTCACCTCAAgtatttgtaacatatcgcgaagcaacaggaacaacattcggtaattacAGGTtcgctcgaatattcattcgtgtgggtatgggGATCAATTTGGATGTCCACGTTCTGCTATTGATCATGGAA is a window of Triticum dicoccoides isolate Atlit2015 ecotype Zavitan chromosome 2B, WEW_v2.0, whole genome shotgun sequence DNA encoding:
- the LOC119363955 gene encoding probable pyridoxal 5'-phosphate synthase subunit PDX1.1, which gives rise to MASDGSGVVTVYGSGNNGTGTQLEPKSSPFSVKVGLAQMLRGGVIMDVVNAEQARIAEEAGACAVMALERVPADIRAQGGVARMSDPGLIREIKRAVTIPVMAKARIGHFVEAQILESIGVDYVDESEVLTLADDAHHINKHNFRVPFVCGCRNLGEALRRIREGAAMIRTKGEAGTGNVIEAVRHVRSVMGDVRALRSMDDDEVFTYAKSIAAPYDLVMQTKQLGRLPVVQFAAGGVATPADAALMMQLGCDGVFVGSGVFKSGDPARRARAIVQAVTHYSDPNVLAEVSCDLGEAMVGINLSDPKVERFAARSE